A section of the Tumebacillus amylolyticus genome encodes:
- a CDS encoding ABC transporter ATP-binding protein, protein MQPLIRIDDLRKIYRVGDQEIHALSGVSLTIREGEFVAIMGPSGSGKSTMMNVLGCLDKPTFGEYVLDSHAISKLHDDDLAIIRNRKIGFVFQSFNLLARTSAVENVELPMLYAGISAKERRRRAIEALESVGLGTRLYNKPNELSGGQQQRVSIARALVNSPVILMADEPTGALDTKTSLEIMGIFQRLNDQGKTIILVTHEPDIAEFAKRIVRFRDGRIVEDEVVENRRLVSEIAATAAVEEAIS, encoded by the coding sequence ATGCAACCCTTGATCCGCATCGACGACCTGCGCAAAATCTACCGCGTCGGCGACCAAGAAATTCATGCCTTAAGCGGCGTGTCGTTGACCATTCGCGAAGGCGAGTTCGTGGCGATCATGGGCCCGTCCGGCTCGGGGAAATCGACGATGATGAACGTACTAGGGTGCCTCGACAAGCCGACGTTCGGCGAATATGTCCTTGATTCACACGCGATCTCGAAATTGCATGACGATGATCTGGCGATCATCCGCAACCGCAAGATCGGCTTCGTTTTCCAGAGTTTCAATCTGTTGGCCCGCACGTCGGCGGTGGAGAATGTTGAACTACCGATGCTCTATGCCGGAATTTCCGCGAAGGAACGCCGTCGTCGCGCCATCGAAGCGTTGGAATCGGTAGGACTTGGCACGCGCTTGTACAACAAACCCAATGAACTGTCCGGCGGTCAACAACAGCGTGTCTCGATTGCCCGCGCACTCGTCAACAGCCCGGTCATCCTGATGGCCGACGAACCGACCGGGGCGCTGGATACTAAGACCTCGCTAGAGATTATGGGCATCTTCCAACGCCTGAACGACCAAGGTAAAACCATCATCCTCGTCACTCACGAACCGGACATCGCAGAATTCGCCAAACGCATCGTGCGGTTCCGCGACGGACGCATCGTCGAGGATGAAGTGGTCGAAAACCGTCGCCTCGTCTCTGAAATTGCGGCAACGGCGGCAGTAGAGGAGGCGATCTCATGA